The following nucleotide sequence is from Eremothecium cymbalariae DBVPG#7215 chromosome 6, complete sequence.
GGATTTATGGAATGCTGATATTGTATCATAATGTTTTTCACCCTTCGCATCATAGTATGTGGTCAGATCTGATTTCTTATCatgtaaaatatttttcagatcTTTTAGTCCCAAGGATTCTTGACTGTTCAGCTTTCTAGTGGAAATTTCAATCATTTCCAGCACATTCAGTGCTTTCCTGGTGTCACCGATGGATACATTGTTGATATAAGAAATACACTCTTGGTCCAACTTCAATGGGGTAGGTATATTCCATATAAGACGCCTGAACTTATTTAATGTGGCAATTCCTCGAGCTATCACACGTTGCATTTCACCAGCTGTAAGTTGACGTAAGACAAACACCTGGCATCGACTTAACAATGCGTTATTCAATTGAAAGCTTGGATTTTCAGTAGTCGCTCCAACCAATACCATAGTCCCAGTTTCAATGGTGGGTAATAGTAAATCCTGCTGACCCTTATTGAATCTATGTATTTCATCGACGAAAAGTACAGTAATTCGTTTTGTAAGATggaattcttttttggaattctcAAATATCACCCGCAACTCTTGTGCATTTATCTTCGTAGCACTGGTTTCCACTAAACAATAGTTGGACTGTGATTTAAAGTCTTCATTTATCGTTTTGGTGAGTAATTTCGCTAATGACGTTTTACCCACTCCTGGGGGGCCCCATAAGATCATGGATGGAAGAGAGCCCtgagaaatatatttgtagaGAATGCCGTTTTCCTGCGATAATATGTGGTGCTGTCCAATATATTCCTTCAGATTCTTGGGTCGCAGTTTTTCACTTAGCGGTAAATGTGCTACTTTCCTTAGAGCTTTCAACTCAGGATCTATCAGTGGTGGGTTATCATTTCCAATTGCATGGTCAACTTCAGACAGTTCAGCAGAAACAGATTCTCTACTAGACACAGGAACCTTAGTATCAGCATCATCCTCGACTACGACGGTTTCAGTACTGTCAAACTTCCTCTTTctaaaattgataatatcagGTAAAGTCGTCTGTTGACCTTTATCCTTCTTAGAGCCACTATTGGTGCAGACATCCAGGTGTTCGTTAATCGTGGAATAGAGAATATGTTTGTCACAAACAGGGCATAAAATTAACTGACGTTGGCTACAAACCATATTTCATCTCTTTgtagaaataaaaactatttAAAACATGCTTGATATAGATACTTGAAAGTGGTATACTAGATCAAGACTTCTGTTTTACGAAATGAAATGATCAAGACGCGCACAATTCGAAATTGACAGCAAAAAAACCTCAACTGACAAATTGCCgtttatatacatacaGTATGCTCAATCAAGGCACGTTGGTCAATTCGTATAGTAGACTTAGAGAACCTGCATAGTATTGAGGCTTAGTATGTTGAGTGTCTGGATTTAGAATGTTGTTTTCGGTCTCAATGCCCGTCAAAACTAAGAAAGTACCTAAACGACCTTCGCTACCAAATTTCATATCAGTGTCCAAGCGATCACCGACCATGCAAGTTCTTGATGGGTCTATATTTGTAGCTGCAATGATGGATTTCAAcatattttgatttggCTTACCACAGGCTACGGCAGTTCTTCCCGAAGCCTTTTCAAGAGACTGTACAATTGATCCAGCTCCCGGCAGAGTCATACCCTTCAATGGGAACGTACTGTCAAGGTTTGTAGCAACAAAAGAAACGTCTGTTCGTTGCAAATACTGCAGTGAAACTGCTAAACGATGGTAATTGATGCGAGTGTCTAATCCTGCGACGACACACTTCACATCCGGGTCCAATGAGTTTACCAAAAATGGTGAGTTTTGGCTATCAAAGGGCTCATCCAAACGAGGATCCGTCCCCCCCAACGTTTCATACCCCATTAATCCTAGCTCATCGATGATCCCTGCCTCCCCAGCAACCCATACCTTATCCTTTCCTGGCTCCAACTTTAAGGAATCCCTTACGTACAATGCTGCAGCGTACGAAGAAGTAAATATTTGATCTTCTCTCACTGAGATCCCAAAAGACTCAAACTTCTTCGCATACGCATTACGAGACTTCGTTGAGTTGTTTGTGACAAAATATAGATTCTTACCTTTGGCTCTTAACAAACTGAGAGTTTCTGATACATTTGGCAATAAGGAAGAACCTAACCATAAAACCCCATCGCAGTCAAACAAAAAGGTGTCATAATTGTCTATAAATTTCTCTGCAGCATCTGCACTGTCTATCTTAATTGGGAGAGAAGAACCAGTCATCTTAATCATAGGGTATTGATTGGCTGTCGAGTATGCGTAACTTCACCAGTGTGTTCTCAGGGCTTTAAAAAGCtttcatttatatatcccatatatatatatatatatatggatatataaatgaaaGTGTAGTTGAAACTATCAAGAAgtgaaaacaaaatacaaCGGTACAAATTGCAAGAAGAGAACACAACCTTACCATATAATATAAGTTTCAccatatatttattatctgAATATACCGATGGCATATATGAGCACGTTATGTAAGTTTTATTACACCTATAGTAAGTAATATAATGTTTTCAGGGTAATACTATATTCGACTCAATTTCCGCTCTGTCGGTTATCTTCAATTTACGAATAAACAAGTATGCCGCGAGCGCTTTTGAATGTCATGTCCACTTAGCATCTGTATCCGTATACGAATGCATGCAAATAAGGGGCCATGTCTTTGAACTACACGACtgcattattattcattGCATTGGTTATTTCTCGTCTGTATGTTCAACCTAATTTTTCACTTATCTCAGATTGTGATGAAACTTTTAATTACTGGGAGCCGTTAAATTTGTTAGTACGTGGGTTTGGTAAACAGACATGGGAATATTCACCAGAATACTCAATCCGATCTTGGACTTTTCTTCTACCTTTCTATGGTGTGTTATCTTTGGTTAAGAAGGTTGCAGACCGTCAAGGCTGGGCACCACGTTTACTATTTTATGTTGCAAGGGTTATCTTTGGGCTGATGAGTAcggtttttgaaaaaaagcTATACACTGAACTACTTAAATCCACAAATTCCGAAGTAGCCAATCTTTGGcttcttttccaaattttgaacCCGGGTTGGTTCCATGCATCGGTAGAATTCCTACCTTCCTCATTTGCgatgatttttcttttagGATACTTGAAGGATTCTCTTCGCTATCTATCAACTGGTAAGGAGAAGCCTTTTGTTTCCGCATTATTTTACAATGTTGTGGCTGGGATTCTGGGATGGCCGTTTGTTTTAGTTTTAAGTGTTCCGTTGGTACTTCATTACCTGTTAAGCCATAGAATCATTGATACCTTGCGCACGGGGGTTTCCTCCGTGCTCGTGTTGGTTATGGTAGTTGCTACCGTATTTACTATTGACTCCATATTCTATCGCAAATATGCCCCAGTACCTTGGAATATTGTAATGTATAATGTTCTGAATGCAAGTGAGGAGAGTGGcccaaatatttttggcaCAGAGCCATGGTATTACTATATTTTAAACTTGCTTTTAAACTTCCCATTGCCCATTTTGTTCTTCGCGGTAATTGGACTTTTACACACAAACTTGTGGCCTATCTGGGGGTCTATTTTTGTGTGGTTTTCCGTTTTCTTTACTCAACCTCATAAGGAAGAGAGATTTATATATCCTGTGTATGCCTTTATCACATTGGCATCTAGTATAGGATTTGCAAAGTGTACCAGGTTGTTTGGCCGGAGGAAATATAGTTACTATCTCCTAaagattttggtttttggtgTTCTGGTTGTGCAGTCAATTACCCGTATATTAGCCCTTACAACTAACTATACTGCTCCATTAGCGGTTTATTCTGAACTTACACCAAACAGGGACCCAATTAATGTTTGTACTGGGCGTGAGTGGTACCATTATCCAAGTTCATTCTTCTTACCGGATAATCATAGGTTGAGGTTTGTTTCCTCAGGATTTGATGGCTTGTTGCCAGGTGATTTCCTTGAAGGTTCTATATTCGAGGCGGTTAGTAATTTACCCCTAGGTATGAATAATCAGAATAAATTTGATGAGGGAAAATTGGTATCAATTGACAGCTGTCATTATTACGTTGATGTACTGATTCCAAGTAACAATGATAGAGACGTATTGGATCCCACTctatttttggaagattGGACCAAAGTCAGATGTGAGCCATTTATAGATGTTCGGAAGTCTAGATTTTTTGGCAGGGCTTTTATCCTGCCGGGATTCCTGGTCAAATATCTACCACAACCATTGAAATCTCTATTAGAGAAGTATCACAAGGCAACATACCTTGAGTATTGTTTATTTAAAAGAGCAGGTGTCTTGGCAGGTGTTTGAAGCTTACGAAATGGACGATTAAGGTGTTCAAaacctatatatatatacatatatatatatcctgtACAGAATATGCAGCAgtcaaacaaaaattatttaCCGTTGATAGGAACGTAGACTATCTATCGAGCTATTCAGACACATTTTGGTACAACATACTGTCTCTAGCTGGACCAGTACCAACCCACTGTATTGGCACCCCAACgaaatcttcaataaacttTAAATAGTCTTTAGCATTGTGCGGCAAGTCTGCGAACTTCGTAATCTTCGTAATGTCTTGCTTCCACCCGGGAAATGTGACGTATTCAACATCAACTTTTCCTAATGTGATCAAATCTTCAGGGAAGAGATCCAACTTCTTTCCATCAATAGAATACGAAACACCAACCTGGATTTGTTCAAAGGTGTCTAATACATCCAATTTGGTTATATTTAAACTTGTATAGCCGTTAATCAGAGTGGAATACTTCAACACAACTAAATCAAGCCAGCCACAACGACGCTTACGGCCAGTAGTAACACCATATTCCGCACCGATTGTCTGCAGCTTTGCACCATCTGCGTTTAACTGCTCAGTAGGGAACGGTCCCTCCCCAACCCTGGTCGTATAAGCTTTCACAAcaccatatatatcattgaCACAACGTGGAGGGATTCCGAGACCAGTTATCACACCACCAATGCCAGTCGAAGAAGAAGTGACATATGGATATGTGCCAAAGTCAATATCAAGCATCAAGGCATTGGCACCTTCAActagtatttttttattttccttaATCGCCTTGTGCATGAACACCACAGAATCCACCACAAACGGCTTCAACTGCTCCCTGTATTTCCTGTAAGAAGCCAACTCCTCCTCTGCGTCATACTCAAACGGACCATACCTCTGCAGTCTTGTTTGCAACAGTCTATAATACTTCGTCTCAAACTCGGCCCAGGATTCCGGCTCATCGCCCACTAAGTGATGCACTCGTATCCCAGACCGAGAAGCTTTCGTCGAATAGGTGGGGCCAATGCCCTTGCCAGTAGTCCCAATGTTTTTGCCGTCCTTAGAAGCCCCAGACAGTTCTGCCTCCCGTAGCTTATCCGTACGTTGGTGGAATCCAAAAACAAGATGCGCTCTAGAAGAAATAAATAGCCTTTCACGGGCGTTCGTCAATCCCTTGGATTCCAATTGCTCCAATTCCTTGAAGAAAGATGGCACATGGATTACGACACCATTACCAATCAAATTCTGACAATGTGGATTAACCAATCCTGAAGGCAACATATGGAAGTCGTATTTAACACCATCAACGACAATCGTATGTCCCGCATTGTTACCACCTGCTGAACGAGCAACGATATCATACTGTCCCACAAGCAAATCTACAAGCTTCCCCTTTCCCTCATCACCCCACTGAGAACCTAACACAACATTGACCATCTTTTCCCGAATTATAAAGAAACAGGAATCCTTCTACAAGAGATAACCTAAAAGGACAACTAACCATCCAGCaagaatgaaaaaaaatagaactTCTAAAAAAGACCAAGCATTAATAAGAATTAAAGAGAACCAGAGTAAAcatatgaaaaatttttactattattacgACTTAAATCTTATTGATCGCTTTCGCAAGAACCCTTGGGCAACTGGGGAAATCAACCTCATATTTATAACTTCTGCGTTATACTATTCAACGTAAAAtgttgttcttttttccaCTGTCGTCGTCGAAGAAAAACAGACGAATCCCGTCATAATCCGTCAAAATTTGCGTTACTCCGTAAACTGACTTCAATTTCCGGCTCTCTGTGTGCATCTGAGTGTAAGAGCATCGTGCCCAGTAGAGGCATACGGGCTTAATTACTTGGGTCTTTCGAACCTCGATTCAACGTAATAACAGGTAACTTGACTCTGTATGGTTTGCTAATGAAATTTGGCAGCGCAGTGCAACAACAGGCTGGTGGGCTGCGTGTGTAAGAGTATATAGATAGGTCTGTGCGGTGCACTGGGGGACAGATAAGAGGATGGAGGGAAGCAAGGGGCTAGATATGTGGCCTGGATGCGTTTTAGTCCGATAGATTCGCTGGGGAAGTAGTTCATGGGTTGCGTATtgcttatatatataaggcAACTCGAGAACTTCGTTTGTGAATTTTGTTACCCGGACATTACTGTTGAAGTTACCCGGGGTTGAGGAGCATTTTTCCAAGGTAAACTAACCAGTATGcagattttattttatataacGAGTGATGATGAATGATGTAACGGTAGTGGTGTATGCACAATCTTGGAAGCGTTCCAACTAAGATTGTAGTGTAGATCCAGCAGATTAAAACTCTGTGGGTAACAAAAAAACGGACTTTAGTGGACAGTGGGTAATATATGGCAGGTCGTAAGCCGTTGAATAAGAATCAGCAGTTTAAAAGACAGAAGGTGCGTGATGCGCGAGCTATTAGAAGTGAAGCGGTTCTGTTTTCAGAACAGGAATTCGGTGAGGCGGCTCATATGCTGAAGGTGCCTGACTTTGTATCATCTCGTAAGTTTGAATTAGTTCAATTACAAAATTCTATTCATAGATCGCGTCATTCGTCTTCTACTCGTGTATTTCAGTCTTTGCCCAGAAGGCTTCGTCGGCGGACGGCGTCCCATAATGTGAAAAGAATCCCCAAAAGGATGAGGAATAGGGCCTTACGAGAAATGGCCAAGAGCAATCAGACTGTTACCAGTGGGACGAAGGAtagtttgaagaagaaaaaacatGGTTTGTCAGCAAGGAAACTTTACAGATTAAAGATGACAGTAAATCTTCTGAGATTGGCGAGCAGGAATGTAGCGCTGAAATTGGCGATGCCTGCTGAAGTTGCACCAGCAAAGTTCAAATTAAGAGCGAGTATTCGTTCCTTGCGCCAACAGATACGGGCTGCCCAAGACGGTAAAGCGGTGCGGAAATTGAATAATAGCTTGGGGAGTTATGACAACACTGGCTTTCAAAAACTGGCGCCTAAACCACTTGGTCGTATTAAGTATATGAAACGTCAGCGCACATTTACTTGGTTACCTACTCACGTTTGGCATGCCAAAAGGTCGCATATGGTCAAGAGATGGGGGTTTCAAATTCCTTGGTCACCGACTCAAAAATGTTTTCGAATGACTCACAGACTAACCGGCTCAGTTGCTTCGTCAAACGGCGCAATGTGTGCTGATACAAGTTACATTGGCACTATGGTGGTCAAGTCGAAAGATAGTGTTCAATTGACAGATTTTGTGAAGCAGCTCACAGATGGTCGTGCTTCTAGGAAAAAGTACAAAATTTCACAGCATCTTTTTGAAGGTCTCTTCTATGAAATCAGCAATGGAGATCCGTTGGGTCCTGGCACTTTACTCTGGATAGATCCTACAATGTTGCTGATTCGCCTACATCCTGCAATATATGAGGTGGTTTTCAAAACAGTTCGTGAGAAGTTTGAAGTTCAAGATTGCCGCTATTCTATAGCTAGCATTACTATTACTGGCGGTAAAGCATTGCAAGCACTTTCACACATAATAAGAACTACAAATACTTCAGAATCATACAAGCAGTTCAAATCCGTTTGTAATGTATCTGATTCCTCTATATTTCCTCACAGAGCGATATTTGCCTTTAATGTTATCGATCCTAGACATCTTTCTTCACCGAAAAAGGTTAGCGAATCCAAAGAGATTCCTTCTGCATCTACCATAGTTGATCTTGCTACAAACTACCCTGCGGATAAGATTTTCAAAGTATTACAAAAACTGTGTGACGCAATGGGTAGAGAAAATTCCTACAAAAACCAGCAAACTTTAAAACAGTTGGCTAAAAGACGGCAAATGCTTTTAAGGGAATCAATTCACACAAATATGATACCATATGATGCGTCAACGGATCCCGAAATACCAGTGGTCCTCATTAGACAGCCAAAAACTTCGAACTGGCTAGTGTTGATTCCTTGGTTTTGGATGCTGCCATTTTGGTATCAACTTAATCGAGTTCCTCACGTATATCATATGGGTTTGAAGCAACTTCACCAGCAAAATTATGAAAGGGGCTTGCTGCACTTCCCTGACGACTATTCATTTACAGCCGTAGGTCAACAAGAACTCTTGTACAAGGCAGAGGCAGCCAAAGGCGTGTGGGAGCGCAAGCCAAGTGGTAAAAGAATAAATTACGGTAAAGTTGGCGATATTCATGCATCTGAGTGTCCTGGATACACCGGGGAGATTGGAGAATGGTTTGGCAGTGACTGGAAGTTATTGCAAATACTTCAAAACGGTGTTTCTTACCTAGGAACAGATATAAAGACCCACAATTCTGAACGTACGACTCAATACGATGCTGCTACAGGCTTAAAACAACTAAATTGTGTAAGAGACCTTCTACAGCTCTACGATGATGTTAGAAATAGGATTGAAGAATCTCAAAATTTGCCGATCAACCTATTCAACCAAGGAATTGGAAACTTCAAAGAACACTCCATTGTTACCGAACAACAACCTCCTCAACTTTCCATTGCAAACACTCCGTTGTCGGTCATTGCAATTGTCTGCGAGGCCGTCGAAAGAGGCCATTTCAAGGACAATTCACGCCTATACGCTATCTCGGACAAAGACATACCACATTGGATCGAGGCTGCTACAGGTAACTACCGCCCAAATGGAAAACGTAACCATGAACTGGAACATCCAAAGCCAAAGATCCAAGATTTAATCGGCTTCATCACTAGTGGAACCTATCACTTGAGTGAAGGTAAAAGTCTAGGAAATGGTTTCCTTGCTACTAACTATGCAGCTAAGAGCAAGCACAATTATATACTCGTTCGGAATATTGgtacaaatatttatagACTGGCTACATGGCAACAAATTCTTGTTTAGCACCAtgttataataaattaCTAGGTTAGTTGAGAAACCTAACGCTGGATATATAGTTAGTTACCCTGTCTTTGGTGATCGTTCCGGAAATGTCACCGGTaaaatttttccaattAATACAGTTCGCGCATTATATAAAAGCATCATATTTCTCCCTAACTCAGTTTTGACCTCTTAACTCATTCTTAtttaaattttctttttcttctctcCTCATACTTACCTTAAGACGTCAGTGGAGATCAAGAAGTCTGACTGACCTGGTATGCTTTTTTAAAGGATGCTTCACTGTCAAGAGGTTTAAGTACATTTTCGGATGTGCTTGTCACCTCTTCATGACGCTTTACCTGTGGAGTTCCTTTGCAATTTTTCACATATTTGCGAAAGGTGTACCTGCTGACGTTTCATTCTCTCGTTCGTTGTTAGAAGCTGGGAGGCCTTGTGCCTCTTGGCTCTGACAATGGGCccttttttcttctgcCTGGAGAAGCAGTGTGCTGATTACAACTCAGCATTGGGAGAACTGGGGTTTCTGGGCTATTAAAGGTACATTTCCAGAATTGAACGATTCCTGGCATTTGCTTGCTTCTATTGCCATTGGTCTTTCGAGGCTGACGCGATACGATGCTGCTTTGCTTGTTGAAGGGGTTTCATGGGATTTGTCCTAGTTCTGGGAATCTTGGTAGAAACGGGTGGGTCttataatttttgatttctttcCTTCCATAATCACATAACTTTATGCGGTTTATGGGGATTGGTTTTGGTAGAGCATTCATTCAGTATGAGGATCCGTTTTCCACGGGAGATCGTCTCCGATTActactatttttttttcaatgcGATTGCGAGTCAGACGACTTCATCGCAGTGGAGATAAAGTATATGACGATTgtttttgtgttttattttacttATTTGGTTCTTTTACTTAACTACATGGTTTTATGTTACTTTTGCTTATAAAGGTTGATTACCTCGATAGTGTGAGGAATATCGTCGACGTTATGATAATCGAC
It contains:
- the MGS1 gene encoding ssDNA-dependent ATPase MGS1 (similar to Ashbya gossypii ABL183W); its protein translation is MVCSQRQLILCPVCDKHILYSTINEHLDVCTNSGSKKDKGQQTTLPDIINFRKRKFDSTETVVVEDDADTKVPVSSRESVSAELSEVDHAIGNDNPPLIDPELKALRKVAHLPLSEKLRPKNLKEYIGQHHILSQENGILYKYISQGSLPSMILWGPPGVGKTSLAKLLTKTINEDFKSQSNYCLVETSATKINAQELRVIFENSKKEFHLTKRITVLFVDEIHRFNKGQQDLLLPTIETGTMVLVGATTENPSFQLNNALLSRCQVFVLRQLTAGEMQRVIARGIATLNKFRRLIWNIPTPLKLDQECISYINNVSIGDTRKALNVLEMIEISTRKLNSQESLGLKDLKNILHDKKSDLTTYYDAKGEKHYDTISAFHKSVRGSDENAALYYLARMLQGGEDPLFIARRMIRIASEDVGLVDNSLLPLAIAAHDAVMKIGLPEADLSLAHCAVVLARANKSVELYRGWNRVKEMVAQNKYRAASSEIPYHLRNAETQLMKDLGYSKGYKYNPEYKNGKVVQEYFPKELQEQCEDKSELLFLNGIHLGSRIDPDLEHDDVGHASEHVQDVQLKETHDRETSREG
- the PHO13 gene encoding 4-nitrophenylphosphatase (similar to Ashbya gossypii ABL184W) gives rise to the protein MIKMTGSSLPIKIDSADAAEKFIDNYDTFLFDCDGVLWLGSSLLPNVSETLSLLRAKGKNLYFVTNNSTKSRNAYAKKFESFGISVREDQIFTSSYAAALYVRDSLKLEPGKDKVWVAGEAGIIDELGLMGYETLGGTDPRLDEPFDSQNSPFLVNSLDPDVKCVVAGLDTRINYHRLAVSLQYLQRTDVSFVATNLDSTFPLKGMTLPGAGSIVQSLEKASGRTAVACGKPNQNMLKSIIAATNIDPSRTCMVGDRLDTDMKFGSEGRLGTFLVLTGIETENNILNPDTQHTKPQYYAGSLSLLYELTNVP
- the ALG9 gene encoding dolichyl-P-Man:Man(6)GlcNAc(2)-PP-dolichol alpha-1,2-mannosyltransferase (similar to Ashbya gossypii ABL185C), with the translated sequence MSLNYTTALLFIALVISRLYVQPNFSLISDCDETFNYWEPLNLLVRGFGKQTWEYSPEYSIRSWTFLLPFYGVLSLVKKVADRQGWAPRLLFYVARVIFGLMSTVFEKKLYTELLKSTNSEVANLWLLFQILNPGWFHASVEFLPSSFAMIFLLGYLKDSLRYLSTGKEKPFVSALFYNVVAGILGWPFVLVLSVPLVLHYLLSHRIIDTLRTGVSSVLVLVMVVATVFTIDSIFYRKYAPVPWNIVMYNVLNASEESGPNIFGTEPWYYYILNLLLNFPLPILFFAVIGLLHTNLWPIWGSIFVWFSVFFTQPHKEERFIYPVYAFITLASSIGFAKCTRLFGRRKYSYYLLKILVFGVLVVQSITRILALTTNYTAPLAVYSELTPNRDPINVCTGREWYHYPSSFFLPDNHRLRFVSSGFDGLLPGDFLEGSIFEAVSNLPLGMNNQNKFDEGKLVSIDSCHYYVDVLIPSNNDRDVLDPTLFLEDWTKVRCEPFIDVRKSRFFGRAFILPGFLVKYLPQPLKSLLEKYHKATYLEYCLFKRAGVLAGV
- the ADE12 gene encoding adenylosuccinate synthase (similar to Ashbya gossypii ABL186W), which codes for MVNVVLGSQWGDEGKGKLVDLLVGQYDIVARSAGGNNAGHTIVVDGVKYDFHMLPSGLVNPHCQNLIGNGVVIHVPSFFKELEQLESKGLTNARERLFISSRAHLVFGFHQRTDKLREAELSGASKDGKNIGTTGKGIGPTYSTKASRSGIRVHHLVGDEPESWAEFETKYYRLLQTRLQRYGPFEYDAEEELASYRKYREQLKPFVVDSVVFMHKAIKENKKILVEGANALMLDIDFGTYPYVTSSSTGIGGVITGLGIPPRCVNDIYGVVKAYTTRVGEGPFPTEQLNADGAKLQTIGAEYGVTTGRKRRCGWLDLVVLKYSTLINGYTSLNITKLDVLDTFEQIQVGVSYSIDGKKLDLFPEDLITLGKVDVEYVTFPGWKQDITKITKFADLPHNAKDYLKFIEDFVGVPIQWVGTGPARDSMLYQNVSE
- the POP1 gene encoding ribonuclease P/MRP protein subunit POP1 (similar to Ashbya gossypii ABL187C), coding for MAGRKPLNKNQQFKRQKVRDARAIRSEAVLFSEQEFGEAAHMLKVPDFVSSRKFELVQLQNSIHRSRHSSSTRVFQSLPRRLRRRTASHNVKRIPKRMRNRALREMAKSNQTVTSGTKDSLKKKKHGLSARKLYRLKMTVNLLRLASRNVALKLAMPAEVAPAKFKLRASIRSLRQQIRAAQDGKAVRKLNNSLGSYDNTGFQKLAPKPLGRIKYMKRQRTFTWLPTHVWHAKRSHMVKRWGFQIPWSPTQKCFRMTHRLTGSVASSNGAMCADTSYIGTMVVKSKDSVQLTDFVKQLTDGRASRKKYKISQHLFEGLFYEISNGDPLGPGTLLWIDPTMLLIRLHPAIYEVVFKTVREKFEVQDCRYSIASITITGGKALQALSHIIRTTNTSESYKQFKSVCNVSDSSIFPHRAIFAFNVIDPRHLSSPKKVSESKEIPSASTIVDLATNYPADKIFKVLQKLCDAMGRENSYKNQQTLKQLAKRRQMLLRESIHTNMIPYDASTDPEIPVVLIRQPKTSNWLVLIPWFWMLPFWYQLNRVPHVYHMGLKQLHQQNYERGLLHFPDDYSFTAVGQQELLYKAEAAKGVWERKPSGKRINYGKVGDIHASECPGYTGEIGEWFGSDWKLLQILQNGVSYLGTDIKTHNSERTTQYDAATGLKQLNCVRDLLQLYDDVRNRIEESQNLPINLFNQGIGNFKEHSIVTEQQPPQLSIANTPLSVIAIVCEAVERGHFKDNSRLYAISDKDIPHWIEAATGNYRPNGKRNHELEHPKPKIQDLIGFITSGTYHLSEGKSLGNGFLATNYAAKSKHNYILVRNIGTNIYRLATWQQILV